The Pseudosulfitobacter pseudonitzschiae genome includes a region encoding these proteins:
- a CDS encoding DUF4168 domain-containing protein: MTSSEVDSFVVAFKEVQAIDQEYVAQIQQTSDAAEIQTLEEEAQIKKAAAVDATSGIDVARYVEIMTIAQNDPDVSAVIVEKLEK; encoded by the coding sequence GTGACCAGTAGCGAGGTCGATTCCTTTGTCGTTGCTTTTAAGGAAGTTCAGGCGATCGATCAAGAATACGTGGCACAGATCCAGCAAACGTCGGATGCGGCCGAGATCCAGACTTTGGAGGAAGAAGCTCAGATCAAAAAGGCTGCAGCCGTGGACGCGACTTCGGGCATTGATGTGGCCCGCTATGTCGAAATCATGACCATCGCACAGAATGATCCTGACGTATCAGCCGTGATCGTGGAAAAGCTGGAAAAGTGA
- a CDS encoding IclR family transcriptional regulator — translation MPSILRADPPEAINSQAKDDRLFVRAAGRAMLVLGAFHQAGGPLSLTEIATRANIDRSAAQRLVHTLMTLGYIRRSADDRGYLPGLRLLDHTLDLLRLDPVVQKATPVLLELRKTIRERVDFSLYDETRLIYALRMQSKRETFYATLVGHSVPTYCTAGGRAVLSALPEPEARTILARSLLHPYTAHTQTDPEAVMEAIAQARRDGFAMVVDEFVLGEIAIGIAITRRDGRPLGAIHVAGSQSEWTPDDFIRQAAPVAIEAGRAITDSL, via the coding sequence ATGCCAAGTATTCTTCGCGCAGATCCGCCGGAGGCGATCAATTCTCAGGCAAAAGACGACCGTCTGTTCGTTCGCGCCGCCGGGCGAGCAATGCTGGTTCTGGGCGCGTTTCACCAAGCCGGTGGCCCACTCAGCCTGACCGAGATTGCGACACGCGCCAACATCGACCGCTCTGCCGCGCAGCGGCTGGTACACACGCTGATGACGCTGGGCTATATCCGGCGCAGTGCAGACGACCGCGGCTATCTGCCCGGCCTGCGCCTTCTGGATCACACACTGGACCTGCTGCGGTTGGACCCGGTGGTGCAAAAGGCGACTCCGGTGCTGCTGGAGTTGCGCAAGACGATCCGCGAACGGGTGGATTTCAGCCTGTATGACGAAACTCGACTGATCTATGCCCTGCGGATGCAGTCCAAGCGCGAAACGTTCTATGCCACGCTGGTCGGTCACAGCGTACCGACCTATTGTACCGCTGGCGGGCGCGCGGTCCTGTCTGCCCTACCCGAACCCGAGGCGCGCACCATCCTCGCCCGCAGCCTGCTTCATCCCTACACCGCGCACACGCAGACCGACCCAGAGGCGGTGATGGAAGCCATTGCACAGGCCCGTAGAGACGGCTTTGCCATGGTGGTTGATGAATTTGTGCTGGGCGAGATTGCCATCGGCATCGCCATCACCCGCCGCGACGGTCGCCCCTTGGGTGCGATCCATGTAGCCGGGTCGCAGTCCGAATGGACCCCCGACGACTTTATCCGCCAAGCCGCCCCGGTCGCGATCGAGGCCGGGCGCGCGATCACGGACAGCCTCTGA
- a CDS encoding FMN-binding negative transcriptional regulator: MYQPAHHREDRLEVQHDLIEMHPFGLLISTGTDGLLANGLPFLLQRREGEFGRLQVHLARANPQWRGLHGQDVLVVFQGPLTYVTPAFYETKRETGKVVPTWNYVMVQARGTAQVRDDQAWLDTQIAALTDRHEAARAEPWEVSDAPRPYIESQLRGIVGIEIDIRQIEGKWKVSQNRPEADRAGVAQGLAEAHPDMAAVVRRYGNLED; this comes from the coding sequence ATGTATCAGCCCGCCCACCACCGCGAAGACCGGCTTGAGGTTCAGCACGACCTGATCGAGATGCATCCCTTTGGCCTGTTGATCTCGACCGGCACCGACGGGTTGCTGGCCAATGGTCTGCCGTTTCTGTTGCAACGGCGTGAGGGGGAATTCGGCCGGTTGCAGGTGCATCTCGCGCGGGCGAACCCGCAATGGCGGGGGCTGCATGGCCAGGATGTGCTGGTCGTGTTTCAGGGGCCGCTGACGTACGTCACGCCAGCCTTCTATGAGACCAAGCGCGAGACGGGCAAGGTCGTGCCGACATGGAATTACGTCATGGTGCAGGCGCGGGGGACCGCGCAAGTACGGGATGATCAGGCCTGGCTCGATACCCAGATCGCCGCGCTGACCGATCGGCATGAGGCGGCCCGCGCCGAACCGTGGGAGGTTTCGGATGCACCCCGCCCTTATATCGAGTCTCAACTGCGCGGGATCGTCGGGATCGAGATCGACATCCGCCAGATCGAGGGCAAGTGGAAGGTCAGCCAGAACCGACCAGAGGCTGACCGCGCGGGCGTGGCGCAAGGCTTGGCCGAGGCGCATCCCGACATGGCCGCAGTGGTGCGGCGCTATGGCAATCTGGAGGATTGA
- a CDS encoding MFS transporter has protein sequence MEKTMPDIIAAISAAAYPASAERPGRGALLRWFISSAALAVPQAASPVAFSLVALSAIGDARGGAAMILAMTLAQVVGAVPITRLGKKCSAATFLKLLVIFRTLALIAIALCAYFEVSFAWLIASAAIAGLVNGAAYGYLRSLLNHLTTESKLPRAQGIAATLNEVTFVLGPVVASGLGTISPVFAIVVLAIVGGTPAFLIPQVDAKSADDTLQVSGSILTPAILLWLTCAGTAGATVAAIEIGAVALALKFDYEPALAILFTVPLCLASVAGGIWISIRNRLSSRKAVFAQLSIMTFGMGLVALGVSLAVTIIGAIIIGLVLAPLGTYYALILDRLAPPEKRPEVFALLRTSYSVGVIFTSAVLTAISLEVALIVIAGSMLAVTLYVGFVDPARHEGYS, from the coding sequence ATGGAGAAAACGATGCCGGATATTATTGCCGCAATTAGCGCTGCGGCGTATCCGGCCTCTGCGGAGCGCCCTGGCCGCGGGGCTCTACTTCGTTGGTTTATATCGTCCGCAGCACTGGCTGTCCCACAAGCAGCAAGTCCTGTGGCGTTCTCCCTTGTAGCATTGAGTGCGATTGGCGATGCCAGAGGTGGTGCCGCGATGATCCTTGCGATGACCCTGGCCCAAGTAGTTGGCGCGGTTCCGATCACCCGTCTTGGAAAGAAGTGTTCCGCAGCAACCTTTCTGAAATTGCTGGTTATCTTCCGAACATTGGCCCTCATCGCAATCGCCCTCTGTGCGTATTTTGAGGTTTCATTTGCCTGGCTCATCGCTTCCGCCGCCATTGCCGGGCTGGTCAACGGAGCGGCCTACGGATACCTGCGCTCCTTGCTCAACCATCTGACGACAGAATCGAAACTGCCCCGCGCGCAGGGCATTGCCGCCACCCTGAATGAGGTGACTTTCGTTCTTGGACCGGTAGTTGCTTCGGGGCTCGGCACAATCTCTCCGGTTTTTGCGATAGTGGTACTGGCGATCGTCGGGGGGACACCAGCTTTCCTGATCCCTCAGGTAGACGCAAAATCGGCGGATGATACCTTGCAGGTCAGCGGATCGATTTTGACCCCTGCCATTTTGCTGTGGCTCACCTGTGCAGGGACGGCGGGCGCAACCGTAGCCGCTATTGAAATCGGAGCCGTCGCACTCGCCTTGAAGTTCGATTACGAACCCGCGCTCGCAATTCTTTTCACGGTGCCCCTGTGTTTGGCTTCCGTTGCCGGTGGCATCTGGATCAGCATCAGGAACCGTTTATCGAGCCGAAAAGCCGTGTTCGCCCAGTTGTCCATCATGACATTCGGGATGGGCTTGGTGGCCTTGGGCGTTTCCCTGGCTGTCACCATAATCGGCGCCATCATCATAGGTCTGGTGCTGGCCCCACTGGGAACCTACTATGCGCTTATCCTGGACAGGCTTGCTCCACCAGAGAAGCGACCAGAGGTGTTTGCTCTCCTTCGTACCTCTTATTCGGTTGGAGTTATTTTCACGAGCGCCGTGTTGACAGCAATATCTTTGGAAGTCGCGTTGATCGTGATCGCCGGATCAATGTTAGCCGTTACTCTTTATGTAGGCTTCGTCGATCCGGCGCGCCACGAAGGTTATTCTTGA
- a CDS encoding B3/B4 domain-containing protein, which translates to MHFHPIIDPEIFTLRPDFTALSLSVENGRNTASTSDSKAQLAQAIAALEGNPWAEAHLDAWREAYRAFGAKPKRTPSSAEALRKRALKDGQMRPLNAVVDLYNAISLRFAIPVGGEDATSYDGTPHLCRATGSEPFHTTVDGQPVVESPDPGEVIWRDNTGVTCRRWNWRQGPRTQITEGSRDIWFVLERLDPMPIEALLQAGEDLIVGLQRLSSDLNVSVMQYDAIRPEGTPVALT; encoded by the coding sequence ATGCACTTTCATCCCATCATTGACCCTGAAATCTTCACCCTGCGCCCTGACTTCACTGCCCTCAGCCTGTCCGTTGAGAACGGCCGCAACACCGCCAGCACGTCGGACAGTAAAGCCCAGCTTGCGCAGGCCATCGCGGCCCTCGAAGGCAACCCTTGGGCCGAAGCACATCTTGATGCCTGGCGCGAAGCCTATCGCGCGTTTGGAGCCAAACCGAAGCGCACACCCTCGTCGGCCGAGGCACTGCGCAAGCGGGCGCTCAAGGACGGGCAGATGCGCCCGCTGAACGCCGTGGTCGATCTTTACAATGCGATCAGCCTTCGATTTGCCATCCCGGTCGGCGGTGAAGACGCGACGTCCTATGATGGTACGCCACACCTGTGCAGGGCGACCGGGTCAGAGCCGTTCCACACCACAGTGGACGGACAGCCCGTTGTTGAATCACCCGATCCGGGCGAGGTCATCTGGCGCGACAACACCGGTGTCACCTGTCGCCGCTGGAACTGGCGGCAAGGCCCGCGCACGCAGATCACCGAAGGTTCGCGCGACATATGGTTCGTACTGGAACGCCTGGACCCAATGCCGATCGAGGCTTTGCTGCAGGCGGGCGAGGACCTGATTGTTGGTTTGCAACGGCTATCGTCTGATCTGAATGTGTCGGTCATGCAGTACGATGCTATCAGGCCCGAGGGTACTCCCGTGGCTTTGACTTAA
- a CDS encoding adenosylcobalamin-dependent ribonucleoside-diphosphate reductase, whose product MTRFSAPIAEQIWDMKYRFKAADGTPKDVTVEDTWRRIARDLAQVEDNPAKWEENFYGALEDFQYLPAGRITAGAGTARKVTLFNCFVMGTVPDSMGGIFDMLKEAALTMQQGGGIGYDFSTIRPKGADVHGVAADASGPLSFMDVWDAMCRTIMSAGSRRGAMMATMRCDHPDIGDFITAKSDAARLRMFNVSVLITDAFMEAVKADASWDLVFDGKVYQTVQALDLWNRIMQATYDYAEPGVIFIDRINAANNLSYCETIAATNPCGEQPLPPYGACLLGSINMARLVADPFGAGAGLDEEKMTRLVATAIRMMDNVVDTSKFPLPEQEREAQQKRRIGLGVTGLADALLMVGLRYGSDEAAAQTEAWLKAIARASYLASVDLAKEKGAFPLFDAEAYLASGNMKNMDEDVRDAIRTHGIRNALLTSIAPTGTISLYAGNVSSGIEPVFAYAYTRKVLQKDGSRTEEEVVDYAVQMWRDLRGDAALPDYFVNAQTLAPADHVKMQAAAQKWIDSSISKTINCPADISFDAFKDVYMQAWDTGCKGCTTYRPNDVTGSVLSVSEDKKAAPEVIANSDAEPMQPHGDVIYMADPLDRPETLEGNTYKVKWPDSEHAIYITINDVVIGGRRRPFEVFINSKNMEHFAWTVALTRMISAVFRRGGDVSFVVEELKAVFDPRGGAWMRGKYIPSILAAIGGVIEQHMIVTGFIAGEGMGLKTDPTAQVVDLENAAPRGKACSSCGSYELRMVEGCMTCASCGFSKCG is encoded by the coding sequence ATGACACGCTTTTCCGCCCCGATCGCCGAACAAATTTGGGATATGAAGTACCGGTTCAAGGCGGCCGATGGCACGCCCAAGGACGTGACCGTAGAAGACACATGGCGCCGCATTGCGCGTGATCTGGCGCAGGTCGAGGATAACCCTGCCAAGTGGGAAGAGAATTTTTACGGCGCGCTGGAGGATTTCCAGTATCTGCCCGCTGGCCGTATCACCGCAGGGGCGGGCACCGCGCGCAAGGTGACGCTGTTCAACTGCTTTGTGATGGGGACAGTTCCCGACAGCATGGGCGGCATTTTCGATATGCTGAAAGAGGCTGCGCTGACCATGCAGCAGGGCGGCGGTATCGGCTATGATTTCAGCACCATCCGCCCCAAGGGCGCGGATGTGCATGGTGTGGCTGCGGACGCCTCTGGCCCGCTGTCGTTCATGGATGTGTGGGACGCGATGTGCCGCACCATCATGTCGGCGGGCAGCCGTCGCGGTGCGATGATGGCCACCATGCGCTGTGATCATCCTGATATCGGCGATTTCATCACCGCCAAATCCGATGCCGCCCGTTTGCGCATGTTCAACGTCAGCGTGTTGATCACCGATGCGTTCATGGAGGCCGTTAAGGCCGACGCATCGTGGGATCTGGTGTTTGACGGCAAGGTTTACCAGACTGTTCAGGCGTTGGATTTGTGGAACCGGATCATGCAGGCCACCTATGACTATGCCGAGCCGGGCGTGATTTTCATTGACCGGATCAACGCCGCCAACAACCTGAGCTATTGCGAAACCATCGCTGCGACCAACCCCTGCGGCGAGCAGCCCTTGCCGCCCTATGGTGCCTGCCTGTTGGGGTCGATCAACATGGCGCGGCTGGTCGCTGATCCCTTTGGCGCTGGTGCCGGTCTGGACGAGGAAAAAATGACCCGTCTGGTCGCGACTGCCATCCGCATGATGGACAACGTGGTGGATACGTCGAAATTTCCGCTGCCCGAGCAAGAACGCGAAGCGCAGCAAAAGCGCCGCATCGGCCTTGGGGTCACGGGTCTGGCCGATGCGCTGCTGATGGTCGGCCTGCGCTATGGTTCGGACGAGGCTGCGGCCCAGACCGAAGCATGGCTGAAAGCGATCGCGCGGGCGTCCTATCTGGCGTCGGTCGATCTGGCCAAGGAAAAGGGCGCCTTCCCGCTGTTCGATGCCGAAGCCTATCTGGCCTCGGGCAATATGAAGAACATGGATGAAGACGTGCGCGATGCGATCCGCACCCACGGGATCCGCAACGCGCTACTGACGTCGATTGCGCCGACGGGCACCATCTCTCTTTATGCGGGGAACGTCAGTTCGGGGATTGAGCCGGTATTTGCCTATGCTTACACCCGCAAGGTTTTGCAAAAGGACGGATCACGCACTGAAGAAGAGGTCGTGGATTACGCCGTGCAAATGTGGCGCGACCTGAGGGGCGATGCTGCGCTGCCTGATTACTTTGTCAACGCACAGACGCTGGCCCCTGCGGACCACGTCAAGATGCAGGCCGCAGCCCAGAAATGGATCGACAGCTCGATTTCCAAAACGATCAACTGCCCCGCTGACATCAGCTTTGACGCGTTCAAGGATGTCTACATGCAGGCGTGGGACACAGGTTGCAAAGGCTGCACGACCTATCGACCCAACGATGTAACCGGATCGGTTCTGAGCGTATCGGAAGACAAGAAAGCCGCGCCCGAAGTTATCGCAAACTCGGACGCCGAGCCGATGCAACCACACGGCGATGTCATCTATATGGCAGACCCGCTAGACCGCCCCGAAACGCTGGAAGGCAACACCTACAAGGTCAAATGGCCCGATAGCGAGCACGCGATCTATATCACGATCAACGACGTGGTGATCGGCGGACGTCGTCGTCCGTTCGAGGTGTTCATCAACTCGAAAAACATGGAGCATTTCGCATGGACCGTAGCGCTGACGCGGATGATTTCGGCGGTGTTCCGGCGCGGCGGTGACGTGTCCTTTGTGGTCGAAGAATTGAAGGCGGTCTTTGATCCGCGCGGCGGTGCGTGGATGCGCGGGAAATATATCCCCTCTATTCTTGCGGCGATCGGCGGCGTGATTGAACAACACATGATCGTCACCGGATTTATAGCGGGCGAGGGTATGGGCCTGAAGACGGATCCGACAGCACAGGTTGTAGACCTTGAAAACGCCGCTCCGCGCGGCAAAGCCTGTTCGTCATGTGGCAGCTATGAACTGCGCATGGTGGAGGGCTGCATGACATGCGCGTCATGTGGTTTTAGTAAGTGCGGGTGA
- a CDS encoding helix-turn-helix domain-containing protein: MTESTTSPRNDTATAQEAAIAALVAERIGSLRREKKLSFDALSQLAGVSKGTLVQIEQQRANPSISTLCRLAAALEVSVADLVAPPGVGAQAVTLVSGAQARRLWTGPEGGAAVLLAGTTGPDMLEIWDWILMPNERFEAAVHGRGTRELLHVTEGSLVLEVDGTTHLIAAGMSAIALTDRPHAYANPANEPVRFSMTVHEPPKE, translated from the coding sequence ATGACCGAATCCACAACCTCACCCCGGAATGATACCGCAACCGCGCAAGAAGCGGCCATCGCTGCCTTGGTGGCGGAGCGCATTGGGTCTTTGCGGAGGGAAAAGAAGCTGTCTTTCGATGCGCTTTCCCAACTGGCGGGGGTCAGCAAGGGCACGCTTGTGCAGATTGAGCAGCAGCGGGCAAATCCAAGCATCTCTACCTTATGTCGGCTTGCTGCCGCGCTGGAGGTTTCGGTGGCCGATCTTGTCGCTCCGCCCGGCGTCGGGGCGCAGGCTGTGACACTGGTGAGCGGGGCGCAGGCGCGGCGGCTGTGGACAGGCCCCGAGGGGGGTGCCGCGGTGCTTCTGGCCGGGACGACAGGCCCGGACATGCTGGAGATCTGGGACTGGATTCTCATGCCCAACGAGCGTTTCGAGGCGGCGGTGCATGGCCGCGGCACCCGTGAGCTTTTGCACGTGACCGAGGGCAGTCTTGTGCTGGAAGTCGATGGCACCACCCATCTGATCGCTGCCGGAATGTCGGCCATCGCGCTGACCGACCGCCCCCATGCCTATGCCAACCCCGCCAATGAACCGGTCCGGTTCTCCATGACCGTTCACGAACCGCCCAAGGAATAG
- a CDS encoding M81 family metallopeptidase codes for MRVAVAGFLHETNTFAPVRADLAAFQFGGGYVPMVRGHDMMSALKGVNLGMVGALDVARELGWDVVPILWTAAIPSAHVTRDAFETIAEEIITGLRAALPLDGVFLDLHGAMVAEHLDDGEGEIARRVRDVVGPDVPVTAALDLHGNISAGFVAQVDGLVGFRTYPHVDMADTGASAARLLDRMMTTGTRPARAFRCMSYLVPIPFQTTDMEPARGLYAGLAHQDVISASLFMGFPAADIADCGPTAVAYGETQAEADRAADAIAAAYMAAEAGFDNVTFSGPEAVATAMRLANGAGSGPVVIADTQDNPGAGGVSATTGLLRALIDADTQGAAIGLIVDPAAAAQAHHAGRGATARFRIGGHPGLPDDAPVEVDAVVETLSDGRLHATGPYYGGTMLDLGVSACLRIGGVRVVITSRIAQMADRAMFRFAGVVPEDQAILVVKSSTHFRADFAPIAREILVARSPGPMPFDPADLPFTRLRAGLRLSPNGPSFGAARVDAARPDPGGPSAAVQQHDQTDTQQRKLIC; via the coding sequence TTGAGAGTTGCCGTTGCCGGTTTTCTGCACGAAACCAATACGTTCGCCCCAGTGCGAGCGGATCTTGCGGCGTTCCAGTTCGGCGGCGGCTATGTTCCGATGGTGCGCGGACACGACATGATGTCGGCATTGAAGGGCGTGAATTTGGGCATGGTCGGCGCGCTGGATGTGGCACGCGAATTGGGTTGGGATGTTGTACCTATTCTTTGGACGGCGGCGATCCCGTCGGCTCATGTGACCCGCGACGCTTTCGAGACCATCGCAGAAGAAATCATCACCGGGCTGCGCGCGGCCCTGCCGCTGGACGGTGTGTTCCTGGATCTGCACGGCGCAATGGTGGCCGAGCATCTGGACGACGGTGAGGGCGAGATCGCGCGCCGGGTGCGCGACGTGGTGGGACCGGACGTGCCGGTAACGGCGGCGCTGGACCTGCATGGCAATATCTCGGCCGGGTTCGTCGCGCAGGTGGACGGACTGGTGGGGTTCCGTACCTATCCGCATGTTGACATGGCCGACACCGGAGCGTCGGCGGCGCGCTTGCTGGATCGCATGATGACCACCGGCACCCGTCCGGCGCGGGCGTTCCGATGCATGTCTTACCTTGTGCCCATCCCGTTCCAGACCACCGACATGGAACCGGCGCGCGGGCTTTACGCCGGGCTGGCGCACCAAGATGTCATCAGCGCGTCGCTGTTCATGGGCTTTCCGGCGGCGGATATTGCCGATTGCGGACCGACCGCAGTGGCTTACGGTGAAACGCAGGCGGAGGCCGATCGCGCCGCCGATGCCATCGCCGCTGCCTACATGGCTGCCGAGGCCGGTTTCGACAACGTGACGTTCTCTGGACCCGAGGCTGTGGCCACCGCGATGCGGCTGGCGAATGGGGCGGGAAGTGGCCCCGTGGTGATCGCTGACACGCAGGACAATCCCGGCGCGGGGGGCGTTTCCGCCACCACTGGTTTGCTGCGCGCGCTGATCGACGCAGATACCCAAGGGGCGGCAATCGGGCTGATTGTTGACCCTGCTGCGGCGGCGCAGGCGCACCACGCGGGGAGGGGCGCGACTGCCCGGTTCCGCATCGGTGGCCATCCGGGCCTGCCAGATGATGCCCCGGTCGAAGTCGATGCCGTGGTCGAGACTTTGTCCGATGGCAGGCTGCACGCGACGGGCCCCTATTATGGCGGCACGATGTTGGATCTTGGCGTCTCGGCCTGTTTGCGTATCGGTGGTGTGCGTGTCGTGATCACCAGCCGCATTGCGCAGATGGCGGATCGTGCCATGTTCCGTTTCGCCGGTGTCGTGCCAGAGGATCAGGCGATCCTTGTTGTAAAGAGCTCGACCCATTTTCGGGCCGATTTCGCGCCGATCGCGCGCGAAATCCTTGTGGCGCGCAGCCCCGGCCCGATGCCGTTCGACCCTGCCGACCTGCCGTTCACGCGGCTGCGCGCGGGTTTGCGGCTGTCGCCCAACGGCCCATCCTTTGGAGCCGCGCGTGTCGATGCGGCGCGCCCCGATCCCGGCGGACCCTCTGCCGCGGTCCAACAACACGATCAAACTGACACCCAACAGAGGAAACTGATATGCTGA
- a CDS encoding transposase, with amino-acid sequence MGEFLQDYGVDIRTNGPRRWTDEIKARIVAESLQPSVTVNAVAARYGLRANHLSEWRSRARLGRLVCLRLKMTASVLRRSWCRMAAVRMCQLLPGQPAKPDGSSPGSIEIAIGRVIIRLEGTSSSDRIAEIVRAIGGAAMMFPSNRVPVLVSTQLVDFRKGHLPCRSGERSDE; translated from the coding sequence ATGGGGGAGTTTCTCCAGGACTACGGGGTGGACATAAGGACCAACGGGCCGCGGCGTTGGACGGATGAGATCAAGGCACGGATCGTGGCTGAGAGTTTGCAGCCGAGTGTGACTGTGAATGCAGTTGCAGCGCGGTATGGGCTTCGGGCGAACCATTTATCGGAATGGCGCAGTCGGGCACGCCTTGGCCGGTTAGTTTGCCTGCGTTTGAAGATGACAGCTTCTGTTTTGCGTCGATCGTGGTGCCGGATGGCGGCGGTGCGCATGTGCCAGCTGTTGCCGGGGCAGCCCGCAAAGCCTGACGGGTCGTCCCCTGGATCCATCGAGATTGCGATAGGTCGCGTGATAATCCGGCTTGAAGGCACCAGCAGTTCTGATCGGATTGCCGAGATCGTGCGGGCAATCGGGGGCGCGGCCATGATGTTCCCGTCAAACCGCGTGCCGGTCCTGGTCTCGACGCAGCTTGTGGACTTTCGCAAAGGTCACCTCCCGTGCAGATCAGGAGAGAGAAGTGATGAATGA
- a CDS encoding PRC-barrel domain-containing protein, translating to MRWFFIATLVAKVFLRKQPRILSRKILTKERKGNKMLRTTVIAAIAAPLLVQGAFAQSSGDVIVKEQQRVEVRGDWVLGARVLTPDGARIGYIEDMIIDKEDGSVNAAIISVGGFLGIGSKEIAVDWSELELNYDANDVRLGITIEQAEAAPEYSYRDQERLPPADPNMTTGTGADSGMGTTGTGTIDSGTTAGN from the coding sequence TTGCGTTGGTTTTTCATTGCAACCTTGGTGGCCAAAGTCTTTTTGAGAAAGCAACCCCGTATTCTTTCTCGTAAAATTCTCACCAAAGAACGGAAAGGAAACAAGATGCTTAGAACTACAGTTATTGCCGCTATTGCGGCTCCGCTATTGGTCCAAGGGGCGTTCGCGCAGAGTTCCGGAGACGTGATCGTTAAGGAGCAACAGCGCGTGGAAGTCCGAGGGGACTGGGTTCTCGGTGCGCGCGTTCTTACGCCGGACGGTGCGAGAATAGGCTACATCGAAGATATGATTATTGATAAGGAAGATGGATCGGTGAATGCTGCCATCATTTCTGTTGGCGGGTTCCTTGGAATCGGTTCAAAGGAAATTGCAGTTGATTGGTCCGAGCTTGAATTGAATTACGATGCCAACGATGTGAGACTTGGCATCACAATTGAACAAGCCGAAGCTGCACCTGAATATAGCTACCGTGATCAGGAACGACTTCCCCCTGCTGATCCTAATATGACTACCGGGACTGGAGCAGATTCTGGAATGGGTACGACTGGTACCGGCACGATTGACTCTGGCACGACCGCCGGTAACTGA